One segment of Trichlorobacter ammonificans DNA contains the following:
- the htpG gene encoding molecular chaperone HtpG: MSKATKQFQTEVTQLLDLVIHSLYSNRDIFLRELISNASDAIDKARFEAQSNETILEGNSDWKVKLIPDKTAGTLTIRDNGIGMTMAEVEENIGTIAKSGTKSFVQAMKAAASADQPELIGQFGVGFYASFMVADKVTLTTRRAGAPDHGTRWESAGDGSYTIEDCTKESRGTEIVLHLKEEFKEYLDEWKIRSIVKKYSDFIQYPVCMDITRTETPKGVDGEEIEGAGTIEKTEEQTLNSMKAIWARSKSEVTEEEYKEFYKHVSHDFEDPFKTIHFAAEGTSEFKALLYLPARKPFDLFMAERKRGVQLYVRRVFITEKCEALLPDYLRFVRGVVDSADLPLNVSREILQEDVQLKRIQKSLVGKVLSTLTEIKEKEYDQYLTFWKEFGPVLKEGLHFDYANKEKLQELLLFQSTATEAGSYVSLKEYVERMPEAQKEIYYITGEDREALEQSPHLEAFRAKGFEVLFLTDPVDEWVVQALHAYQEKSLKAVDRGDVDLDSEEEKKEKEKKQEEAKKEFGSLLEFIKNRLESKVKEVRFSNRLTDSACCLVADEYGMNANMERIMKAMNQAVPESKRVLELNPDHPILKVMGDMYKESSADGRLLDYADLLYDQALLTEGSPIKDPLKFTKLVSELMVKAVAR; the protein is encoded by the coding sequence ATGTCCAAGGCCACCAAACAGTTTCAGACCGAAGTCACCCAACTGCTGGATCTCGTCATCCACTCCCTCTACTCCAACCGCGATATTTTCCTGCGGGAACTGATCTCCAACGCCTCCGACGCCATCGACAAGGCCCGTTTCGAGGCCCAGTCCAACGAAACGATCCTGGAGGGAAACAGCGACTGGAAGGTCAAGCTGATCCCGGACAAGACCGCCGGCACCCTCACCATCCGCGACAACGGCATCGGCATGACCATGGCCGAGGTGGAGGAAAACATCGGCACCATCGCCAAGTCCGGCACCAAGAGCTTTGTCCAGGCCATGAAGGCCGCAGCCAGCGCTGACCAGCCGGAGCTGATCGGCCAGTTCGGGGTCGGCTTCTACGCCTCCTTCATGGTGGCCGACAAAGTGACCCTCACCACCCGCCGGGCCGGCGCCCCCGACCACGGAACCCGCTGGGAATCCGCTGGGGATGGCAGCTACACCATTGAGGACTGCACCAAGGAAAGCCGCGGCACCGAGATCGTGCTGCACCTGAAGGAGGAGTTCAAGGAGTACCTGGACGAGTGGAAAATCCGTTCCATTGTCAAAAAATACTCCGACTTCATCCAGTACCCGGTCTGCATGGATATCACCCGCACCGAAACCCCCAAGGGAGTGGATGGCGAGGAGATCGAAGGGGCCGGCACCATCGAGAAGACCGAGGAGCAGACGCTCAACTCCATGAAGGCGATCTGGGCCCGTTCCAAGAGCGAAGTCACTGAAGAGGAATACAAGGAATTCTACAAGCATGTCTCCCACGACTTCGAGGATCCCTTCAAGACCATCCACTTTGCCGCCGAGGGGACCAGCGAGTTCAAGGCCCTGCTCTACCTGCCGGCCAGGAAGCCCTTCGACCTGTTCATGGCCGAGCGCAAGCGCGGCGTGCAACTGTACGTGCGACGGGTTTTCATCACCGAGAAGTGCGAAGCCCTGCTGCCCGACTATCTCCGCTTCGTGCGCGGCGTGGTGGACTCCGCCGATCTGCCCCTGAACGTCTCCCGTGAAATTCTTCAGGAAGATGTCCAGCTCAAGCGGATTCAGAAGAGCCTGGTGGGCAAGGTGCTCTCCACCCTGACCGAGATCAAGGAAAAGGAGTACGACCAGTACCTTACCTTCTGGAAGGAGTTCGGTCCGGTACTGAAGGAGGGGCTGCACTTCGATTACGCCAACAAGGAAAAGCTGCAGGAGCTGTTGCTGTTCCAGAGCACCGCCACCGAAGCCGGCAGCTACGTCTCCCTGAAGGAGTATGTTGAGCGGATGCCGGAAGCCCAGAAGGAGATCTACTACATCACCGGCGAGGACCGTGAGGCGCTGGAGCAGTCACCGCACCTGGAGGCGTTCCGCGCCAAGGGATTTGAAGTGCTCTTCCTCACCGACCCGGTGGACGAGTGGGTGGTGCAGGCGCTGCACGCCTACCAGGAGAAGAGCCTGAAAGCCGTTGACCGGGGGGATGTGGACCTGGACAGCGAGGAGGAGAAGAAAGAGAAGGAGAAGAAGCAGGAAGAGGCGAAAAAAGAGTTCGGCTCGTTGCTGGAGTTCATCAAGAACCGTCTGGAGAGCAAGGTCAAGGAAGTGCGCTTCAGTAATCGTCTCACCGACAGCGCCTGCTGCCTGGTGGCGGACGAGTACGGCATGAATGCCAACATGGAACGGATCATGAAAGCCATGAACCAGGCGGTGCCGGAGTCGAAGCGGGTGCTGGAGCTGAACCCGGACCACCCGATCCTCAAGGTGATGGGCGACATGTACAAGGAAAGCTCCGCCGACGGCCGCCTGCTCGATTACGCCGACTTGCTCTACGACCAGGCACTGCTGACCGAAGGCTCCCCCATCAAGGACCCGCTCAAGTTCACCAAGCTGGTCAGCGAACTGATGGTGAAGGCTGTTGCCAGGTAA
- a CDS encoding methylenetetrahydrofolate reductase, translated as MKIAEKLATAGPFISVEYFPPKEQQEWPAFFQVVDRLAQLNPLFASVTYGAGGSTQSDSLEIVTRMQQEHGLETLAHLTCVGAESSRLTAFLDALATGGVSNVLALRGDLPKDAPPEALTTSPLLYASDLVTFTRSIHPEMGIGVAGYPEAHPEALSAEADLGYLKLKLDLGGDFAITQLFFDNALYFDFVAKARERGITKPIIPGILPVVSLKVIKRIVSLCGATIPADFLARLEEADRQGGAAAVQSVGIEHARNQAHGLLAGGAPGVHLYTLNRAEAILEITDGLL; from the coding sequence ATGAAGATTGCAGAAAAACTGGCAACAGCCGGACCATTCATCTCCGTCGAGTATTTCCCCCCAAAAGAACAGCAGGAATGGCCCGCTTTTTTCCAGGTGGTGGACCGACTGGCCCAGCTGAACCCACTCTTTGCCTCGGTGACCTACGGCGCCGGCGGCAGCACTCAGAGCGATTCCCTGGAGATCGTCACCCGGATGCAACAGGAGCACGGCCTTGAAACCCTGGCCCACCTGACCTGTGTCGGCGCTGAATCGTCCCGCCTGACCGCCTTCCTCGACGCTCTGGCCACGGGCGGTGTTTCCAACGTACTGGCCCTGCGGGGGGATCTGCCCAAGGATGCGCCGCCGGAAGCCCTCACCACCTCCCCTCTGCTCTATGCTTCCGACCTGGTAACCTTCACCCGCAGCATCCATCCGGAAATGGGAATCGGCGTCGCCGGCTACCCGGAAGCCCATCCGGAAGCACTCTCCGCCGAGGCTGACCTGGGCTATCTGAAGCTCAAACTGGACTTGGGAGGAGACTTCGCCATCACCCAGCTCTTTTTCGACAATGCCCTGTACTTCGATTTCGTTGCCAAGGCACGGGAGCGGGGCATCACCAAGCCGATCATCCCCGGTATCCTGCCGGTGGTGAGCCTGAAGGTGATCAAGCGGATCGTGTCGCTCTGCGGCGCCACCATTCCGGCGGATTTCCTGGCACGACTGGAAGAGGCCGACCGTCAGGGGGGAGCTGCAGCGGTGCAGAGCGTGGGGATCGAGCATGCCCGCAACCAGGCGCACGGGCTGCTGGCGGGCGGAGCTCCCGGCGTGCACCTCTACACCCTCAACCGGGCAGAGGCGATCCTGGAAATAACCGACGGCTTGCTGTAG
- the miaB gene encoding tRNA (N6-isopentenyl adenosine(37)-C2)-methylthiotransferase MiaB, translating to MQSKNLYIATFGCQMNVNDSERIVTMLQELGYRTTEHLREGDLVLFNTCTVRGGAEDKVHQHLANLKSLKKKRPGTLIGIAGCVAQQEGDRLLADYPWLDLVVGTHNLHLLPEMVREAEAGRRRSETDFLENDTRLDLFPAIAGYRKVSAFVTVMQGCDNFCSYCIVPYVRGREISRRFDEILREVRELASQGVREVVLLGQNVNSYGMKGEGEPPFSELVREVARVPEVARIRFVTSHPKDMSPELIACFGDIPKLCGALHLPAQSGNNRILAAMNRGYSRERYLETVRALRAVRPDIKFTGDMIVGFPAETEAEFEETLSLMEEVRYFDLFSFVYSPRPGTKAAELADDLSKEVKLERLDRLQKLQSIHSRVHNESYTGTIQQVLVEGPAKREGQVMGRCDSGRIVNLAGSPELIGCLVNVRIVEGYANSLLGELL from the coding sequence ATGCAAAGCAAGAACCTGTACATAGCCACCTTTGGCTGCCAGATGAACGTCAACGATTCCGAACGGATCGTCACCATGCTGCAGGAGCTGGGCTACCGGACCACGGAGCACCTGCGGGAGGGGGACCTGGTGCTCTTCAATACTTGCACCGTGCGGGGCGGGGCCGAGGACAAGGTGCACCAGCACCTGGCCAACCTGAAGAGCCTGAAGAAGAAGCGTCCCGGCACCCTGATCGGCATCGCCGGCTGCGTGGCCCAGCAGGAGGGAGACCGCCTGCTGGCCGACTACCCCTGGCTGGACCTGGTGGTGGGAACCCACAACCTGCACCTGCTGCCGGAGATGGTACGGGAGGCGGAGGCGGGCAGGCGGCGCAGCGAAACCGATTTTCTGGAGAACGACACACGGCTGGACCTGTTTCCGGCCATTGCCGGCTACCGCAAGGTGTCGGCCTTTGTCACGGTGATGCAGGGGTGCGACAACTTCTGCTCCTACTGCATCGTTCCCTACGTGCGGGGCCGGGAAATCAGCCGCCGGTTCGACGAAATCCTCCGGGAAGTGCGGGAACTGGCGAGCCAGGGGGTGCGGGAGGTGGTGCTCCTGGGGCAGAACGTCAACTCCTACGGCATGAAAGGGGAGGGCGAGCCACCCTTTAGCGAGCTGGTGCGAGAGGTGGCCCGGGTGCCGGAGGTGGCCAGAATCCGTTTTGTCACCTCCCACCCCAAGGATATGTCTCCGGAGCTGATCGCCTGTTTCGGCGATATTCCCAAGCTGTGCGGCGCCCTGCACCTGCCGGCTCAGTCCGGCAACAACCGTATCCTGGCCGCCATGAACCGCGGCTACAGCCGGGAGCGCTACCTGGAAACCGTCCGGGCACTGCGGGCAGTACGGCCGGATATCAAGTTCACCGGCGACATGATCGTCGGGTTCCCCGCAGAAACCGAGGCCGAGTTCGAGGAAACCCTCTCCCTGATGGAGGAGGTGCGCTACTTTGACCTCTTCTCCTTTGTCTATTCGCCGCGTCCCGGCACAAAGGCCGCTGAACTGGCCGACGATCTCAGCAAAGAGGTCAAGCTGGAACGGCTGGACCGGTTGCAGAAGCTGCAGAGCATCCACTCCCGTGTGCACAACGAATCCTACACCGGGACGATTCAGCAGGTGCTGGTGGAAGGGCCGGCCAAGCGGGAAGGGCAGGTGATGGGCCGCTGCGACAGCGGAAGAATTGTCAACCTTGCAGGTTCACCGGAACTGATCGGCTGTCTGGTGAATGTGCGGATCGTGGAAGGATACGCCAACTCGCTGCTGGGGGAACTGCTATAA
- a CDS encoding addiction module protein: MGSALQIDKMSLAEKLEAMEMLWDDLTHHVQDVAMPEWHTEVLAVREADLSDGTARFDDWETAKENIRRALK; the protein is encoded by the coding sequence ATGGGTTCGGCACTACAGATTGATAAAATGAGCCTTGCTGAGAAGCTTGAAGCCATGGAAATGCTCTGGGACGATCTCACGCACCATGTTCAGGATGTTGCCATGCCAGAATGGCACACTGAGGTGCTTGCTGTACGTGAGGCTGATCTGTCTGACGGCACGGCCCGGTTTGACGACTGGGAAACTGCGAAGGAAAACATTCGCAGAGCCTTAAAATGA
- a CDS encoding type II toxin-antitoxin system RelE/ParE family toxin — translation MKIRILDAAQHDLTSAYRFYEAQAKGLGSYFLNSLYADIDSLMFFAGIHQVVQGGYLRVLAKRFPFAIYYRLDAGTVMVYAILDCRRNPAWNRKRLKQASLP, via the coding sequence ATGAAAATCCGGATTCTTGATGCCGCCCAGCATGATCTGACGAGCGCTTATCGTTTTTACGAAGCCCAGGCAAAAGGGCTTGGCAGCTATTTTCTTAACTCGCTGTATGCGGATATTGATTCGCTGATGTTCTTTGCCGGTATCCATCAGGTGGTCCAGGGGGGCTATCTCAGGGTGCTGGCAAAGAGGTTTCCGTTTGCGATCTACTATCGTCTGGATGCTGGTACGGTTATGGTCTATGCGATTCTTGACTGCCGCCGAAATCCGGCATGGAACAGGAAACGACTCAAGCAGGCATCTTTACCCTGA
- a CDS encoding glutamine--tRNA ligase/YqeY domain fusion protein: MSTEPTIAPTANFLRTIVADDLASGKHQTVVTRFPPEPNGYLHIGHAKSICLNFGLARDFDGQCHLRFDDTNPVKEDTEYIESIKESVRWLGFDWGNHLYHASEYFEQLYQWAEYLIEQGKAYVDDLTPEQMKEYRGTLTEAGKDSPFRGRSVAENLDLFRRMRAGEFPDGSRVLRARIDMASPNMNLRDPVLYRILHATHPHVGDAWCIYPMYDFTHGQSDALEGITHSICTLEFESHRPLYEWFLDNLPVPCRPRQYEFARLNLSYTVMSKRKLQELVQTGLVKGWDDPRMPTIMGLKRRGYTPAAIRTFCERIGVGRSDAWIGFELLEECVRNDLNETALRAMAVLHPVKLIIDNYPEGQVEEFEVANHPAKPELGTRKMPFSREVLIDADDFMENPPKGYHRLTVGGEVKLKYAYVVKCTGIVKDADGRIIELHGEYDPGSTNGPVTSDGRKIKGVIHWLSAPHAGTVETRLFDRLFNDPNPDRGGADYKQFLNPDSLAVLPLCRVEPSLMQAAPGTSFQFERLGYFCADEKDSQPGKPVFNRVVTLKDTWGAKN; encoded by the coding sequence ATGTCCACCGAACCAACCATAGCCCCCACCGCCAACTTCCTGCGCACCATTGTAGCCGACGATCTTGCCAGCGGCAAACACCAGACCGTGGTGACCCGCTTTCCGCCTGAGCCCAACGGCTATCTCCATATCGGCCATGCCAAGTCGATCTGTCTCAACTTCGGTCTGGCCCGGGATTTCGACGGCCAGTGCCACCTGCGGTTCGATGACACCAATCCGGTGAAAGAGGATACCGAGTATATCGAATCCATCAAGGAGAGCGTCCGCTGGCTCGGTTTCGACTGGGGAAATCATCTGTACCACGCCTCGGAGTATTTCGAGCAGCTCTACCAGTGGGCCGAATACCTGATCGAACAGGGCAAGGCCTATGTGGACGACCTGACCCCGGAGCAGATGAAGGAATACCGGGGCACCCTGACGGAAGCGGGTAAGGATTCGCCGTTCCGTGGCCGCAGCGTGGCGGAGAACCTGGATCTGTTCCGGCGGATGCGGGCCGGTGAGTTTCCGGACGGCAGCCGGGTGCTGCGGGCCAGAATCGACATGGCCTCGCCCAACATGAACCTGCGCGATCCGGTGCTGTACCGCATTCTGCATGCCACCCACCCCCATGTGGGGGATGCCTGGTGCATCTACCCGATGTACGACTTCACCCATGGCCAGAGCGATGCCCTGGAAGGGATCACGCACTCCATCTGTACCCTGGAGTTCGAATCCCATCGGCCCCTCTACGAGTGGTTCCTGGACAACCTGCCGGTCCCCTGCCGCCCCCGGCAGTACGAGTTTGCCCGCCTGAACCTCTCCTACACCGTGATGAGCAAGCGCAAACTGCAGGAGTTGGTGCAGACCGGCCTGGTCAAGGGCTGGGACGACCCCCGCATGCCCACTATCATGGGGTTGAAGCGGCGGGGCTATACCCCGGCCGCCATCCGCACCTTCTGCGAGCGGATCGGTGTGGGGCGCAGCGACGCCTGGATCGGCTTTGAACTACTTGAAGAATGTGTCAGGAACGACCTGAATGAGACAGCACTCCGCGCCATGGCGGTGCTGCATCCGGTTAAGCTGATCATTGACAACTATCCGGAAGGCCAGGTGGAGGAGTTCGAGGTGGCAAACCATCCGGCAAAGCCTGAACTTGGTACCCGTAAGATGCCGTTTTCGCGAGAGGTGTTGATCGACGCCGACGATTTCATGGAAAACCCGCCCAAGGGGTACCACCGCCTCACCGTTGGCGGCGAGGTGAAGCTCAAGTATGCCTACGTGGTCAAATGTACCGGCATTGTCAAGGATGCGGATGGCCGGATCATCGAACTGCACGGCGAGTACGATCCCGGCTCCACCAACGGTCCGGTCACCTCCGACGGCCGCAAGATCAAAGGGGTGATCCACTGGCTCTCCGCCCCCCATGCCGGAACCGTGGAGACCCGGCTGTTCGACCGGCTGTTCAACGATCCCAATCCGGACCGGGGAGGGGCGGACTACAAGCAGTTCCTGAACCCTGATTCCCTTGCCGTGCTGCCCCTCTGCCGGGTTGAGCCGTCCCTGATGCAGGCAGCACCGGGCACAAGCTTCCAGTTCGAGCGGTTGGGCTACTTCTGCGCCGACGAAAAGGATTCGCAGCCGGGAAAACCGGTGTTCAACCGGGTGGTGACCCTGAAAGATACCTGGGGAGCAAAGAACTGA
- the era gene encoding GTPase Era — protein sequence MTENAYKSGFVSIIGRPNVGKSTLLNRILGEKIVAVSDKPQTTRNVIRGILSDESSQIVFVDTPGIHTARTRINRAMVDAAMSAVTGIDIMLLVVDATQRIEEPFIRDICAKSGAPVFLVLNKIDQVEPKEKLFSVIEGYSRLHDFPEIIPISAQSGSNVERLVNLLRERLPEGVPFFPEDILTDLPEKFICAELIREKVFRLTTREIPYGTAVVVDAFQERENGVVAITATIMVERDTHKGIIIGKQGSMLKKIGQQARGDIERLLGTRVYLELFVQVQERWTERTAMLRELGYE from the coding sequence ATGACTGAAAACGCGTACAAATCCGGCTTTGTCTCCATCATCGGCCGTCCCAACGTGGGCAAGTCCACGCTGTTAAACCGCATCCTCGGTGAAAAGATCGTGGCGGTGTCGGACAAGCCCCAGACCACCCGCAACGTGATCCGCGGCATCCTGTCCGACGAGTCCAGTCAGATCGTGTTTGTGGATACACCGGGCATCCATACCGCCCGTACCCGCATCAACCGGGCCATGGTGGATGCGGCCATGAGCGCGGTCACCGGCATCGACATCATGCTGCTGGTGGTGGATGCCACCCAAAGGATTGAAGAGCCGTTTATCAGAGATATCTGCGCAAAGAGCGGCGCCCCGGTCTTTCTGGTGCTGAACAAGATCGATCAGGTGGAGCCCAAGGAGAAGCTGTTCAGCGTGATCGAGGGATACAGCCGCCTGCACGATTTTCCGGAAATCATCCCGATCTCGGCCCAGAGCGGCAGCAACGTGGAGCGGTTGGTGAACCTGCTGCGTGAACGCCTGCCGGAGGGGGTGCCGTTCTTTCCCGAAGATATCCTCACCGATCTGCCGGAGAAGTTCATCTGCGCGGAACTGATCCGGGAGAAGGTATTCCGCCTGACCACCCGGGAGATCCCCTACGGCACCGCCGTGGTGGTGGATGCCTTCCAGGAGCGGGAGAACGGCGTGGTGGCCATCACCGCCACCATCATGGTGGAGCGGGATACCCACAAGGGGATCATCATCGGCAAGCAGGGCAGCATGCTGAAGAAGATCGGCCAGCAGGCCCGGGGGGACATCGAGCGGCTGCTGGGGACCAGGGTCTACCTGGAACTGTTCGTCCAGGTGCAGGAGCGCTGGACCGAACGCACCGCCATGCTGCGGGAGCTGGGGTACGAATGA
- the der gene encoding ribosome biogenesis GTPase Der codes for MKSIVAIVGRPNVGKSTLFNRIVGERRAIVDDMPGVTRDRNYAVVERFDKPFILVDTGGFEPVTEDRMLQQMREQSLLAMEEADVILFLMDAKQGLTPADNEVAEMLRRVTKPVFYVVNKVDGEKIENEAAEFYALGIETLHTISAAHNRGVRDLLDEIQELLPDTPLPTEDAVTSIAVVGRPNVGKSSLVNRLLGYERVVANPTPGTTRDSVDTFFTCNKKRYCLIDTAGIRRKGKTSQKLEKFSVVDALKSIERADVALIVLNAEQGITEQDKHIAGYVYEAGRSCVFVVNKWDTLEKDNRTLGKFVEQIQYEFKFLAFAPIVFVSAKSGQRIHRVMEEVAEVAEQYSRRVSTAELNRVFKDAVEAHHAPLHAGRRVKFYFATQVAVKPPTFAIFTNQPEGIGTPYERYLGNRFREAFGFKGTPFRMLFRGREKSPPQGR; via the coding sequence ATGAAATCGATCGTTGCCATAGTCGGCCGTCCCAATGTGGGGAAATCAACCCTGTTCAACCGGATTGTGGGAGAGCGCAGGGCCATTGTGGACGATATGCCCGGCGTGACCCGCGACCGTAACTACGCGGTGGTGGAACGCTTTGACAAGCCGTTCATCCTGGTGGATACCGGCGGCTTCGAGCCGGTCACCGAGGACCGCATGCTGCAGCAGATGCGGGAGCAGTCGCTCCTTGCCATGGAAGAGGCCGACGTCATCCTGTTCCTGATGGACGCCAAGCAGGGCCTGACGCCGGCCGACAACGAGGTGGCCGAGATGCTGCGCCGGGTGACCAAGCCGGTCTTCTACGTGGTCAACAAGGTGGACGGCGAGAAGATCGAGAACGAGGCGGCCGAGTTCTACGCCCTGGGGATCGAGACCCTGCACACCATCTCCGCGGCCCATAACCGCGGGGTGCGGGATCTGCTGGACGAGATCCAGGAGCTGCTGCCGGACACTCCCTTGCCAACGGAGGATGCGGTCACCAGTATCGCCGTGGTGGGGCGGCCCAACGTGGGCAAGTCCTCGCTGGTGAACCGGCTGCTGGGGTACGAGCGGGTGGTGGCCAACCCCACGCCCGGCACGACCCGGGATTCGGTGGACACCTTCTTTACCTGCAACAAGAAGCGCTACTGCCTGATCGACACCGCCGGTATCCGCCGCAAGGGAAAAACCAGCCAGAAGCTGGAAAAATTCAGCGTGGTGGATGCCCTGAAGAGTATCGAGCGGGCCGATGTGGCCCTGATCGTACTGAATGCCGAGCAGGGGATCACGGAGCAGGACAAGCATATTGCCGGCTATGTCTACGAGGCGGGCCGTTCCTGCGTGTTCGTGGTCAACAAGTGGGATACCCTGGAGAAGGACAACCGGACCCTGGGAAAGTTCGTGGAGCAGATCCAGTACGAATTCAAGTTCCTCGCCTTTGCGCCCATCGTGTTCGTGTCCGCCAAATCGGGCCAGCGGATACACCGGGTCATGGAAGAGGTTGCCGAGGTTGCGGAGCAGTATTCCCGGAGGGTTAGCACGGCAGAGTTGAACCGCGTCTTCAAGGATGCGGTGGAGGCGCACCACGCGCCGCTCCACGCCGGGCGCCGGGTCAAGTTCTACTTCGCCACCCAGGTGGCGGTAAAACCGCCCACCTTTGCCATTTTTACCAACCAGCCGGAGGGGATCGGCACCCCCTACGAGCGCTACCTGGGAAACCGCTTCCGGGAGGCCTTCGGCTTCAAGGGAACCCCCTTCAGGATGCTGTTCCGGGGCCGCGAAAAATCCCCGCCACAGGGGCGATAG
- a CDS encoding response regulator, with protein sequence MQEALRGKLEDLGPDDIIRILAVSRRTGILRLSLQERTAVLRFRNGLLVGAEAPQPGPLLGELLVRCGVVGQETVDRALAVQRQEDVGVPLGVILRSRFGVELRQLEPVVREQLAQIITPLLSWSRGEYDFIPLAVIETVDAAYLDPLQVLAEYVGQPVAPLPVPPVVVVDDDRDLLRCLKQGLEEAFVVTALTVAEDALAEIDRLCREGSRPALVVDLIMPRQDGSGMLAGLDLVRSVRRRFPDLLLLAVADFHHAEAAAEVTAAGYPLLEKPRRGSVQGESFTRFSEEVRKFLDGAYPRIS encoded by the coding sequence ATGCAGGAGGCGCTGCGCGGAAAACTTGAGGATCTGGGGCCGGACGACATCATCCGGATTCTTGCCGTCAGCCGCCGGACCGGTATTCTACGACTCAGTCTGCAGGAGCGCACGGCAGTGCTCCGTTTCCGGAACGGTCTGCTGGTGGGGGCGGAGGCGCCGCAGCCGGGGCCGCTTCTGGGTGAACTGCTGGTACGCTGCGGTGTCGTCGGACAGGAAACCGTGGATCGCGCCTTGGCGGTACAACGGCAGGAGGACGTCGGGGTTCCGCTCGGCGTGATCCTGCGCAGCCGTTTCGGTGTGGAGTTGCGGCAGCTTGAGCCGGTAGTGCGGGAGCAGCTGGCGCAGATCATCACGCCGCTCTTGTCCTGGAGCCGTGGCGAGTACGATTTTATTCCCCTGGCTGTCATCGAGACCGTGGATGCAGCCTACCTGGACCCGCTGCAGGTGCTGGCGGAGTACGTCGGCCAACCTGTCGCGCCGCTGCCGGTTCCCCCGGTGGTGGTGGTTGATGATGACCGGGATTTGCTGCGCTGTCTGAAGCAGGGACTGGAGGAGGCATTTGTCGTCACTGCCTTGACCGTTGCCGAGGATGCGCTGGCTGAAATTGACCGTCTTTGTCGGGAAGGGAGCCGTCCTGCGCTGGTGGTGGACCTGATCATGCCCCGACAGGACGGTTCCGGCATGCTGGCGGGGCTTGACCTGGTCCGGTCCGTCAGGCGCCGTTTTCCGGATCTGCTTCTGCTTGCCGTTGCCGATTTTCATCATGCCGAGGCAGCAGCCGAGGTGACGGCCGCCGGCTATCCCCTGCTGGAAAAACCACGGCGGGGAAGCGTGCAGGGGGAGTCGTTCACCAGGTTTTCCGAAGAAGTGCGGAAATTCCTGGACGGAGCATATCCCCGGATTTCATGA
- a CDS encoding response regulator — MKPFTILVVDDSTAMRSLLVSTLESLGAVTVLQAPNGFEALRILPRQEINLLLTDINMPDINGLELLNFVRTNPIYKDLPVVIISTEGSSKDIEKGMSLGASEYLVKPFQPDQLLEIVRRFL; from the coding sequence GTGAAACCTTTCACCATTCTCGTTGTTGACGATTCAACCGCCATGCGTTCGCTTTTGGTCTCCACCCTGGAGTCCCTGGGGGCGGTCACCGTCCTGCAAGCCCCCAACGGTTTCGAGGCGCTGCGTATTCTCCCCCGTCAGGAGATTAATCTGCTGCTGACCGACATCAACATGCCGGATATCAACGGCCTTGAACTGCTCAATTTTGTCCGCACCAACCCGATCTACAAGGATCTGCCGGTGGTGATCATCTCCACCGAGGGGAGCAGTAAGGATATAGAAAAAGGCATGTCACTGGGCGCCAGCGAATACCTGGTGAAACCGTTTCAGCCCGACCAGTTGCTGGAGATCGTCAGAAGGTTCCTATGA